In Bacillus sp. DX3.1, the following proteins share a genomic window:
- a CDS encoding TerD family protein, with product MVIQLQKGQKIDLGKTSPGLTKAVIGLGWDIKGYDGGAEYDLDASAFLLDVNGKCTKETDFIFYNNLQSPCGSVLHTGDNRTGEGDGDDEQLVVDLSKVPADVHKIAITVTIYDAEGRNQNFGQVANAFARLANQETNEEVLHFDLGEDFSIETAVVFCELYRHNGQWKFNAVGSGFQGGLGALVRAYGLDA from the coding sequence ATGGTCATTCAATTGCAAAAAGGACAGAAAATTGATTTAGGCAAGACAAGCCCAGGTCTTACAAAAGCAGTTATTGGTCTTGGTTGGGATATTAAGGGCTATGATGGTGGAGCAGAGTATGATTTAGATGCATCGGCCTTTTTATTAGATGTAAATGGAAAATGTACGAAAGAAACAGACTTCATTTTCTATAACAACTTACAATCTCCTTGTGGATCGGTTTTACATACAGGTGACAACCGTACAGGTGAAGGGGACGGAGACGACGAGCAACTTGTTGTTGATTTAAGTAAAGTACCAGCAGATGTACACAAAATTGCAATTACAGTAACCATTTATGATGCAGAAGGTCGTAACCAAAACTTTGGACAGGTTGCCAATGCGTTTGCTCGTTTAGCAAACCAAGAGACAAATGAAGAGGTACTTCATTTCGATTTAGGGGAAGATTTCTCCATTGAAACAGCAGTTGTTTTTTGTGAATTATACCGTCATAATGGACAGTGGAAGTTCAACGCAGTAGGAAGTGGTTTCCAAGGTGGACTAGGTGCTCTTGTAAGAGCCTACGGCTTGGATGCATAA